Within Streptomyces albofaciens JCM 4342, the genomic segment CGAATGTCCGGGACGACCACGTCCGGCGACGAGCGGGCGGCGGGTGTTCCCCGGCATGGAGGCGGCGGCGCGGGCCGCTGGACCGTTCTGGTCGTGCTCTGCGTCAGCCTGCTGTTCGTCGCGCTGGACACCACCATCCTGTACGTGGCGGTGCCCTCGGTCACCGAGGACCTGCGCCCGGGGCCGGTGGAACTGCTGTGGATCGTGGACATCTACCCGCTGATCGCGGCGTCCCTGCTCATCCTCTTCGGCACGCTCGGCGACCGGGTGGGCCGCCGCCGCATCCTGCTGATCGGGTACGGGCTGTTCGGCGCGGCCTCGGCCGCCGCCGCGCTGGCCCCCAATCCGCAGATCCTGATGACCGCCCGCGGGCTGCTCGGCATCGGCGGCGCGATGATCATGCCGGCCACGCTGTCCATCCTGCGCCAGGTCTTCCCCGACCGGCGGGAGCGGGCGGTCGCCATCGGTGTGTGGAGCGCGGTGGCCGCGGTGGGCGCCGCGGTCGGCCCGGTCCTCGGCGGCTTCCTCGTCGAGAACTTCTGGTGGGGCTCGGTCTTCCTGATCAACATCCCGATGATGGCGGTGATGGCCCTGATCGGCCGCTGGCTGCTGCCGGAGTCGCGGGGCGAGCGCAACGGGCCCTGGGACACCCTCGGCGCGGTCGTCGCGGCGCTCGGCGTGCTCGGCGTCGTCCTCGGCGTCAAGCGCATCGGCAGCGGCGAGGCGCTGATCGGCCCGACCACGCTGGGCTCCCTCCTCGCCGGCACCGTGCTGCTGATCGTCTTCGTACGGCGCCAGCGCAAGCGCCGGCACCCGCTCATCGACATGCGGCTGTTCGCCCGCCCGGCCTTCGGCACCTCCGTGGGCTGCATCGTGCTGGCGATGCTCGCCCTCGTCGGGCTCCAGTTGATAGCGGTGCAGTACCTCCAGCTCGTGCTGGACCTGAGCCCCCTGGAGACCGGGCTGCGGATGCTGCCGCTGGTCTTCTCGGCGATGGCCGCCGGGCTGACCGGCTCCAAGGTCCTCCAGGCCGTCGGGCCCAAGGTGATGGTCTCGCTGGGCTTCGTGCTCACCGCGGCGGCCGTGCTCTGCCTGACCGCGATGGACGAGACGGACCGCCCCTGGCTGCTCGTGCTGGGCTTCGTGCTGCTCGGCTTCGGCTTCCAGACCACGCTCTTCGGCGCCTACGAGTCGATGCTCAACGAGGCCCCCGCCGACCAGGCGGGCGGCGCGGCGGCCATCGGCGAGACCTCGTACCAGCTCGGTGCCGGCATCGGCGTGGCCCTGCTCGGCAGCGTCATGAACGCCGCCTACGCGCCCGGGCTGTCCCATGTGTCCGGCGTCCCGGAAAGGGCCACCGCCTCGGCCGCGCACTCCCTGGGGGAGGCGTACCAGGTCGCCTCGACGCTCGGCGGCCGGGCCGAGACCGTACTGCGCGATGCCGCGCAGGGCGCCTTCGTGCACGGCCTGCACACCACGCTGGTCACGAGCGCCGTCCTGCTGCTGGCCGGCGCGCTGATCGCGCTGCGGCTGCCGCGCCGGGCGGCGGACGCGGGGGAGCGTACCGACGGGGACGCGCACCGCGACGCGGAGCCCGCGCCCGCGAACACCGGGCGGTGAGCGGCCCGGGGGCGTACGGGAGCGTACGGACCTGACCGCGGCCGTGCGCCACGGCCCGGGCGTGCGCCGCTGACCGGGGCGTTCCCGGGCGGCGGTGGCCCTTGCCGCCGCGCCGGGGGCGGCCGTACCGTCGGAGCCGGATAACTACCACCGCTAGTTTTCGGGTTCGCGCAGCCACCGGAGGCCCCGTCATGTCCGCACCCCCGTCCCCGCAGCTCCCGCCCTTCGACGCGGCCGACCCGCTGGGCCTCGACGACCTGCTCTCCGACGAGGACCGGGCGGTCCGCGAGACCGTCCGCCGCTGGGCCGGCGACCGGGTGCTGCCGCACATCGCCGAGTGGTACGAGCGCGGCGAGCTGCCCGGCATCCGGGAGCTCGCCCGCGAACTGGGCTCCCTCGGCGCCCTGGGCATGGCGCTGACCGGCTACGGCTGCGCGGGCGCCTCCCACGTCCAGTACGGACTGGCCTGCCTGGAGCTGGAGGCGGCCGACTCCGGCATCCGCTCGCTGGTCTCCGTGCAGGGCTCGCTCGCCATGTACGCGATCTGGCGGTTCGGCTCCGAGGAGCAGAAACGGCGCTGGCTGCCGGACATGGCCTCCGGCGAGGTCATCGGCTGCTTCGGCCTCACCGAGCCGGACCACGGCTCCGACCCGGGCAACATGCGCACCCACGCCAAGCGGGACGGCACCGACTGGGTGCTGACCGGCCGCAAGATGTGGATCACCAATGGGTCGGTGGCCGGGGTCGCGGTGGTCTGGGCGCAGACCGACGACGGCATCCGCGGCTTCCTCGTCCCGGCCGGCACCCCCGGCTTCTCCGCGCCCGAGATC encodes:
- a CDS encoding MFS transporter, coding for MSGTTTSGDERAAGVPRHGGGGAGRWTVLVVLCVSLLFVALDTTILYVAVPSVTEDLRPGPVELLWIVDIYPLIAASLLILFGTLGDRVGRRRILLIGYGLFGAASAAAALAPNPQILMTARGLLGIGGAMIMPATLSILRQVFPDRRERAVAIGVWSAVAAVGAAVGPVLGGFLVENFWWGSVFLINIPMMAVMALIGRWLLPESRGERNGPWDTLGAVVAALGVLGVVLGVKRIGSGEALIGPTTLGSLLAGTVLLIVFVRRQRKRRHPLIDMRLFARPAFGTSVGCIVLAMLALVGLQLIAVQYLQLVLDLSPLETGLRMLPLVFSAMAAGLTGSKVLQAVGPKVMVSLGFVLTAAAVLCLTAMDETDRPWLLVLGFVLLGFGFQTTLFGAYESMLNEAPADQAGGAAAIGETSYQLGAGIGVALLGSVMNAAYAPGLSHVSGVPERATASAAHSLGEAYQVASTLGGRAETVLRDAAQGAFVHGLHTTLVTSAVLLLAGALIALRLPRRAADAGERTDGDAHRDAEPAPANTGR
- a CDS encoding acyl-CoA dehydrogenase family protein — translated: MSAPPSPQLPPFDAADPLGLDDLLSDEDRAVRETVRRWAGDRVLPHIAEWYERGELPGIRELARELGSLGALGMALTGYGCAGASHVQYGLACLELEAADSGIRSLVSVQGSLAMYAIWRFGSEEQKRRWLPDMASGEVIGCFGLTEPDHGSDPGNMRTHAKRDGTDWVLTGRKMWITNGSVAGVAVVWAQTDDGIRGFLVPAGTPGFSAPEITHKWSLRASVTSELVLDGVRLPADAVLPGAKGLGGPLRCLGHARYGIVWGSMGAARASFEAALDYARTREQFGRPIGGFQLTQAKLADMAVELHKGLLLAHHLGRRFDAGRLRPEQISFGKLNNVREAIEICRTARTILGANGISLEYPVMRHATNLESVLTYEGTVEMHQLVLGKALTGLDAFR